A region of Salvia splendens isolate huo1 chromosome 17, SspV2, whole genome shotgun sequence DNA encodes the following proteins:
- the LOC121774296 gene encoding protein FAR1-RELATED SEQUENCE 3-like, whose translation MAKVVEKVPKSLLGNSEFKNDLNSCVWSELIEPTEFEDKGKTVMETYELEGAEWFVSMFESRKFWVPAYFRDFPNSSLIKTTSVSESQKFFFKRYTQSRANLVVFLMNFNNAVDAQRNHSTKLDYMDSNTTAKMKTEWSLEKHASTIFTDDAFKEIQEQILEAYNHCSLVSISNDSSPEVYKAVHAVQCQDVATHVYVDEKKKAQAILLGEMLGLYQAVSVDIDQIHELTSIVREARQQIFADGVVTSTAQKKKLMEEFYGAEAPQEVDVQPPEVVNMKGCGSRLPSRVEKALKLKSRPLRQCKKCQEWGHHDSRNCNKFKEKEKRRSRRNSEV comes from the exons ATGGCAAAAGTAGTTGAAAAGGTTCCTAAGTCACTTCTGGGTAATTCtgaatttaaaaatgatttgaATTCATGCGTTTGGTCTGAGTTGATTGAACCCACCGAGTTTGAAGACAAGGGGAAGACTGTTATGGAGACATATGAACTTGAAGGCGCTGAATGGTTCGTTTCTATGTTCGAATCAAGAAAGTTTTGGGTTCCTGCATACTTTAGGGACTTCCCTAACAGTTCTTTGATAAAGACGACTTCTGTTTCGGAATCTCAGAAATTTTTTTTCAAGAGGTATACTCAGTCCAGGGCTAACCTTGTTGtgtttttaatgaatttcaaCAATGCTGTTGATGCCCAACGAAACCACTCCACAAAGCTAGATTATATGGATTCTAATACTACCGCAAAGATGAAAACAGAGTGGTCTCTTGAGAAGCATGCATCTACAATATTCACAGATGATGCATTCAAGGAAATTCAAGAACAGATACTGGAGGCTTATAACCACTGCAGCCTTGTATCAATATCAAATGATTCAAGTCCAGAGGTTTACAAG GCTGTTCATGCCGTCCAATGCCAAGATGTAGCAACACATGTTTATGTtgatgagaagaagaaggcacAAGCAATTTTGTTGGGAGAGATGTTGGGTCTATACCAGGCTGTATCTGTCGATATTGATCAAATTCATGAGCTGACATCTATAGTTCGTGAAGCAAGACAACAGATTTTTGCCGACGGCGTAGTAACGTCTACAGCccagaagaagaaactaatgGAGGAATTTTATGGGGCTGAGGCACCCCAGGAAGTAGATGTTCAACCACCTGAAGTCGTCAACATGAAGGGATGTGGTAGTAGACTCCCCTCAAGAGTGGAGAAGGCTTTGAAGCTTAAGAGCAGGCCTTTGCGTCAATGCAAGAAATGTCAAGAGTGGGGTCACCACGATTCAAGGAATTGCAACAAattcaaagagaaagaaaaacgGC